Proteins from one Candidatus Polarisedimenticolia bacterium genomic window:
- a CDS encoding patatin-like phospholipase family protein, giving the protein MLWRRCGATALAVSMALLCAGMGTVRAQDSSGGGATAAGAAAGDAPAAKGARANRPRLALVMSGGGARGAAHIGVLRVLEELHVHPDLIVGTSMGSIIGGLYAAGYSPDQLEELLKSTDWKDVFVDAVERRDRSFRRKGDDATFLIPGKLRFKGFRPYIPPSIFGGQQLELLLRSLEMAVQTSPSFDDFPIPYRAVALDLGSGEAVILDKGSLATAMRASMSVPGMFSPVKLDGKLLVDGGEVANLPIGIAQSLGAQSIIAVDITSPLITSEEIDTLFSVMNQWSSFSAVANRVADIKKLRPGDVLITPELKDIGFISFDKVNDAMAIGEQSARAVTEGLKRFSAPPAEWDEFVKHHRRRNVEKVKVDEVTFTNSSWVNDRIIDRRLRIPEGKSVDIDDFNNEVMRLYGLDYFGLIRPTYIRQDGKGTINLDIPAKPYGRNSLQFGASFWDDFHGDANYTFSFRHLLIAANRRGGEWENVAQIGQTRLLRTSFYQPIDYKMRWFVSPTAETKRDYVYLWADGDRVSEESISTLGGSLDVGRVIGDNWEVRLGAFYAHNTTSTSIGPNIFVGDEDERDGGGQFKLNVDSRDSTVFPRHGAEVHGFYRHSTESMGADADRDLARLDASLALTLGRVTVVPSFSGQTLVTGPVSFISSCALGGFLNLSGLGFGELRAERCVVGRAISYVQLTRFDLGPLTSAVYGGISFEAGNAYFRDDPVTWQSLTMGGSLFFGAQTPLGPAFFAWGTTETGEHKVYFVIGDRF; this is encoded by the coding sequence ATGCTGTGGCGGCGATGCGGCGCAACGGCTCTCGCGGTATCAATGGCGCTCCTGTGCGCCGGTATGGGGACCGTCCGGGCGCAGGATTCCTCCGGCGGTGGAGCGACCGCGGCCGGCGCAGCCGCCGGCGATGCTCCGGCGGCGAAGGGGGCGCGTGCCAACAGGCCCCGCCTCGCCCTGGTCATGAGCGGAGGAGGAGCCCGGGGAGCCGCCCACATCGGCGTCCTGCGCGTCCTGGAAGAGCTGCACGTCCATCCCGACCTGATCGTCGGGACGAGCATGGGATCGATCATCGGCGGCCTCTACGCCGCCGGCTACTCCCCCGACCAGCTCGAGGAGCTGCTCAAGTCCACCGACTGGAAGGATGTTTTCGTCGATGCCGTGGAGCGGCGCGACCGCTCCTTCCGGCGCAAGGGGGACGATGCAACCTTCCTGATTCCCGGCAAGCTCCGCTTCAAAGGGTTTCGTCCCTACATCCCGCCGTCGATCTTCGGAGGGCAGCAGCTGGAGCTTCTCCTGCGCTCGCTGGAGATGGCCGTCCAGACGTCGCCCAGCTTCGACGACTTCCCTATCCCGTACCGTGCCGTGGCGCTCGATCTGGGAAGCGGCGAGGCGGTGATCCTCGACAAGGGGAGCCTCGCCACCGCGATGCGCGCCAGCATGTCGGTCCCCGGGATGTTCTCGCCGGTCAAGCTGGACGGCAAGCTGCTGGTGGACGGCGGCGAGGTGGCCAACCTGCCGATCGGCATCGCCCAGTCGCTCGGGGCGCAGTCGATCATTGCCGTCGACATCACCAGCCCGCTGATCACCAGCGAGGAGATCGACACCCTGTTCTCGGTGATGAACCAGTGGAGCAGCTTCTCGGCCGTGGCCAACCGCGTGGCCGACATCAAGAAGCTGCGCCCCGGCGACGTTTTGATCACCCCCGAACTGAAGGACATCGGCTTCATCAGCTTCGACAAGGTCAACGATGCGATGGCCATCGGCGAGCAATCGGCCCGTGCCGTCACGGAGGGCCTGAAGCGCTTCTCGGCGCCGCCGGCGGAGTGGGACGAGTTCGTGAAGCACCACCGGCGCCGCAACGTCGAGAAAGTGAAGGTGGACGAGGTGACCTTCACCAATTCCAGCTGGGTCAACGACCGCATCATCGACCGCCGCCTGAGGATCCCGGAGGGCAAGTCGGTCGACATCGACGATTTCAACAACGAGGTGATGCGTCTCTACGGGCTCGACTACTTTGGTCTCATCCGGCCCACCTACATCCGGCAGGATGGGAAAGGGACCATCAACCTGGACATCCCCGCCAAGCCCTACGGTCGCAACAGCCTGCAGTTCGGCGCCAGCTTCTGGGACGACTTCCATGGCGACGCCAACTACACCTTTTCGTTCCGCCACCTGCTGATTGCGGCCAATCGCCGAGGCGGTGAATGGGAGAACGTCGCGCAGATCGGTCAGACGCGGCTGCTGCGCACCTCTTTCTACCAGCCGATCGATTACAAGATGCGCTGGTTCGTCTCTCCCACGGCGGAGACGAAGCGCGATTACGTCTACCTGTGGGCGGACGGCGATCGGGTGAGCGAGGAGAGCATCTCCACCCTGGGCGGGAGCCTGGACGTCGGCCGGGTCATCGGTGACAACTGGGAGGTGCGCCTGGGCGCCTTCTACGCTCACAATACGACGAGCACCTCTATCGGCCCGAACATCTTCGTCGGCGATGAGGACGAGCGCGATGGGGGAGGCCAGTTCAAGCTCAACGTCGACTCGCGCGACAGCACCGTCTTCCCGCGCCACGGGGCGGAGGTCCACGGCTTCTATCGCCACTCGACGGAGTCGATGGGAGCGGATGCCGACCGGGACCTGGCACGGTTGGACGCCAGCCTGGCCCTGACCCTCGGGCGGGTGACCGTGGTGCCCTCCTTCAGCGGCCAGACCCTGGTCACGGGACCCGTCTCGTTCATCTCGTCCTGCGCGCTGGGAGGCTTTCTGAACCTTTCAGGGCTGGGGTTCGGCGAGCTGCGGGCGGAGCGCTGCGTGGTGGGCCGCGCCATCTCGTATGTGCAGCTGACGCGCTTCGATCTCGGGCCGCTCACCTCGGCCGTCTATGGCGGGATTTCGTTCGAGGCAGGCAATGCCTACTTCCGCGACGACCCGGTCACCTGGCAATCGCTGACCATGGGAGGCTCGCTCTTCTTCGGGGCCCAGACGCCGCTCGGCCCCGCCTTCTTCGCCTGGGGCACGACCGAAACTGGCGAACACAAAGTCTACTTTGTAATTGGTGACCGCTTCTGA
- a CDS encoding multicopper oxidase domain-containing protein yields the protein MGIQKLLTKLAGLAIAAALLPLPAAADTVTLNPVKDNTLYEPIAQDACADKSDGAGPTFFTGKVHDADADCTTGVRIAVRRGVLAFNVAGNIPAGSVINSAQLILYADKVKLTTSFNVSLNRLLSNWGEGTSNTGNSQQGRGEPPTTGDATWHHTFYSTQFWSLPGGDYSLTASATRSVGNVGFYTWGSTSGMVADVQSWLNTPSQNYGWIVIGTESVVDTSKRFATRENTGTTGGVTWKPRLIIDYTPQVATGGCCQGASCSLQTQTGCLSLGGLFQGNGTSCSPNPCFIATGACCAPNGTCSEVSQSSCTGAGGSYQGDGTTCASTYCPIQLTPYMDALPIPPIATPVTGTIGGAATYTLTMREFEQQLHSQLPPTRVWGYHDGVAPLWTPGPIIVARTGFPVTVNWVNDIRDFATNVPRRDDHYLDVDVQQDAQGNVCIDGAENRAKVVPHLHGGHVPAAVDGYPESTFLPGDPPVSYTYPNDQQAGYIWFHDHALGITRLNVYMGLAGAYLIRDSVEDAINLPAGAYEVPLVLQDKKLNPDGSLKYPSAWVDHFFGDKIMVNGKIWPYFDVAKGKYRFKLLNGSTSRVYTLSLVPPSGSLNFTVIGTEGGLLEAPATGVGSLTLGPGERYEVVVDFAGFATGVEILLRNDAPAPFPNGTVDVTQVMKFRVTAAAGDTDPIPATLRPITHINPASAVITRDLRLKQSGTDGCGRSMWAINELGWHDITEYPELGTVEIWRYINDSGVSHPMHMHLVMFQVLDRQAFTKGPNGEIIPTGSPQAPAAEENGWKDTAMVAPGEILRVIARFDTYKGRYAYHCHILEHEEHEMMRQFQTVSCGDGELDPTEECDRGDTAPWDGCSAGCDLEEYLMLAGAPQGGGAQLVVEGRTISVPTAAGQTAADVAAALAAAINADPTLQALKIQAYAVGGRVIVNGSIGQVTMGDPGLTTPFFLSASAGQLWWTTVPGATRYDLVRGDLALLQAGAGNFTTATQECLANNAAGTSFSHAALPAVGSGWWFVLRAGTVSNAGSYDDGSAGLVGSRDAEIDAAAAACP from the coding sequence ATGGGGATCCAAAAACTGCTCACCAAGTTGGCTGGCCTTGCGATCGCGGCGGCGCTGCTGCCGCTGCCGGCGGCGGCCGACACTGTCACGCTGAATCCCGTCAAGGACAATACACTCTACGAGCCGATCGCCCAGGATGCGTGCGCCGACAAGAGCGACGGAGCCGGCCCGACTTTTTTCACCGGCAAGGTCCACGATGCGGACGCCGATTGCACCACCGGAGTGCGGATTGCCGTCCGACGGGGGGTGCTCGCCTTCAACGTCGCGGGAAACATCCCGGCGGGCTCGGTCATCAACAGCGCCCAGCTCATCCTCTACGCCGACAAGGTCAAGCTCACCACCAGTTTCAACGTGAGCCTGAACCGCCTGCTGTCCAACTGGGGCGAGGGGACTTCCAACACCGGGAACTCCCAGCAGGGGCGCGGCGAGCCGCCGACCACCGGCGATGCCACCTGGCATCATACTTTTTACTCGACGCAGTTCTGGTCGCTTCCCGGAGGAGACTACTCGCTGACCGCCAGCGCTACGCGCTCGGTGGGCAACGTCGGCTTCTACACCTGGGGCTCCACTTCAGGCATGGTGGCCGACGTGCAATCGTGGTTGAATACGCCGTCCCAGAACTACGGCTGGATCGTGATCGGCACGGAGTCGGTCGTCGACACCAGCAAGCGCTTCGCCACGCGTGAGAACACCGGAACAACCGGCGGCGTCACCTGGAAGCCGCGCCTGATTATCGACTACACGCCGCAGGTAGCGACCGGCGGCTGCTGCCAGGGCGCGTCCTGCTCGCTGCAGACGCAGACGGGCTGCCTGTCCCTCGGCGGCCTCTTTCAGGGGAACGGCACCTCCTGCTCCCCCAATCCCTGCTTCATCGCCACCGGCGCCTGCTGCGCCCCCAACGGCACCTGCAGCGAGGTTTCGCAGAGCAGCTGCACGGGCGCCGGCGGGAGCTACCAGGGCGACGGCACCACCTGCGCCTCCACCTACTGCCCGATCCAGCTCACCCCCTACATGGATGCGCTGCCCATCCCGCCGATCGCCACGCCGGTCACCGGGACGATCGGGGGAGCGGCGACCTACACCCTGACGATGCGCGAGTTCGAGCAGCAGCTGCACAGCCAGCTGCCGCCGACGCGGGTCTGGGGCTACCACGACGGGGTCGCGCCGCTGTGGACCCCGGGCCCCATCATCGTCGCGCGCACCGGCTTCCCGGTGACCGTCAACTGGGTCAACGACATCCGCGACTTCGCGACCAACGTGCCGCGGCGCGACGATCACTACCTCGACGTCGACGTGCAGCAGGATGCGCAAGGCAACGTCTGCATCGACGGCGCCGAGAACCGGGCCAAGGTGGTGCCGCACCTGCACGGCGGCCATGTCCCGGCCGCGGTGGACGGCTACCCGGAATCGACCTTCCTGCCGGGAGATCCTCCCGTTTCCTATACCTATCCGAACGACCAGCAGGCGGGATACATCTGGTTCCACGATCATGCGCTGGGCATCACGCGCCTGAACGTCTACATGGGGCTGGCGGGAGCCTACCTCATCCGCGACTCGGTGGAAGACGCCATCAACCTGCCGGCGGGAGCTTATGAGGTGCCGCTGGTGCTCCAGGACAAGAAGCTGAATCCCGACGGCTCGCTCAAGTATCCCAGCGCCTGGGTGGACCACTTCTTCGGCGACAAGATCATGGTCAACGGGAAGATCTGGCCTTACTTCGACGTCGCCAAGGGGAAGTACCGCTTCAAGCTCTTGAATGGCTCGACCTCGCGCGTCTACACCCTGTCGCTGGTGCCGCCTTCGGGCTCGTTGAACTTCACCGTCATCGGCACGGAAGGAGGTCTGCTGGAAGCGCCGGCGACCGGCGTGGGCTCGCTCACCTTGGGGCCGGGGGAACGCTACGAAGTCGTCGTCGATTTCGCCGGTTTCGCCACCGGCGTAGAGATCTTGCTGCGCAACGATGCGCCGGCGCCGTTCCCCAACGGGACGGTCGACGTGACGCAGGTGATGAAGTTCCGCGTGACCGCCGCCGCCGGCGACACCGACCCGATCCCCGCTACGCTGCGGCCCATCACGCACATCAACCCCGCCTCGGCGGTGATCACCCGCGACCTGCGCCTGAAGCAGTCGGGCACCGACGGCTGCGGCCGCTCCATGTGGGCGATCAACGAGCTGGGCTGGCACGACATTACCGAGTACCCAGAGCTCGGCACGGTTGAGATCTGGAGGTACATCAACGACTCGGGCGTCTCCCATCCGATGCACATGCATCTGGTGATGTTCCAGGTTCTCGATCGCCAGGCCTTCACCAAGGGACCGAACGGCGAGATCATCCCGACCGGCTCGCCGCAAGCCCCCGCGGCGGAGGAAAACGGCTGGAAAGACACCGCCATGGTAGCCCCTGGAGAAATCCTGCGGGTCATCGCGCGATTCGACACCTACAAGGGGCGCTACGCCTACCACTGCCACATCCTGGAGCACGAAGAGCACGAGATGATGCGACAGTTCCAGACCGTCTCGTGCGGCGACGGCGAGCTTGATCCGACGGAGGAGTGCGATCGGGGCGACACCGCGCCGTGGGACGGCTGCTCGGCCGGCTGCGATCTCGAGGAGTATCTGATGCTGGCCGGAGCGCCGCAGGGGGGCGGGGCGCAGTTGGTCGTGGAAGGAAGGACGATCTCCGTGCCCACCGCGGCCGGACAGACGGCCGCGGATGTGGCGGCCGCGCTGGCAGCGGCCATCAACGCCGATCCAACGCTCCAGGCCCTCAAGATCCAGGCGTATGCCGTCGGTGGCAGGGTCATCGTGAACGGCAGCATCGGCCAGGTGACGATGGGAGACCCCGGACTCACCACCCCGTTCTTCCTAAGTGCGTCCGCCGGCCAGCTATGGTGGACGACGGTCCCGGGGGCCACGCGCTACGATCTGGTGCGTGGTGACCTCGCCCTGCTGCAGGCGGGGGCGGGGAATTTCACCACGGCGACCCAGGAGTGCCTGGCCAACAATGCCGCCGGGACTTCCTTCAGCCATGCGGCGCTGCCCGCCGTCGGGTCCGGGTGGTGGTTCGTCCTGCGGGCGGGCACCGTTTCCAATGCCGGCAGCTATGACGACGGCTCTGCCGGTCTGGTCGGATCGCGCGATGCGGAGATAGACGCCGCCGCGGCGGCCTGCCCGTAG